The genomic interval GGGCATCTGCGGCCGCTCGTGGAACGTCAGGGCTTCCGGTTTTCGGTGCCCGATCCGACGCGCGGGCCCATGTTTGCCGAGGTGGTGACGTTGACGCGCCTGCCGGTCGTTCGGCAGGAAATTCGCCTGCTGGAACGCGGACCGGAAGGGTTGATCTACCAGGCCGTGCGGAGCGAGCTGTGCTGGGCCGGTCGCCTTTTTGTACACTACAATGTGCGGCTGCAGTCGTATGGCCCGGTCAAACCGTGGGAAGTGCTGCGCGATGGCGGCTGGAAGCGTCCGGCAAACTGGCGCCGATGGCTGAGTGCCTACCGACGGGCCATGCTGCAACGGGCGGCTCAGGTCCGGCAACTCCGTGCCTGGATCGATCAGGAGGAGCTGCCCGTCATCCTGAGCGGCGACTTCAACAGCACGCCCGACCAGTGGTTTTATGGCTGGCTGTCCCAGGGATTGCAGGCGGCCGGACGGCTCGGTGGTATCGCGGCACCTTCGTGGCCGGCGGGGCGACCGTTGGTGCGCATCGACCACGTGCTGGTCAGTCGCGAATGGGAAGTGCTCGACGGCGCCGTACCGGCCGCCGGACTCTCGGATCACCGGCCGGTGATCGCCCGCCTGCGCTGGCGCCGGACTTCCGCCAGCCCTGGAACGTGCCCGTTTGATGCCCCGACGGCGAATCCCTGAAGCACGTTTGCCGGCCGGGTGGTCGGCGAGTTCGTTTCGTTGGAGTACAGGTCCGACTTTTCTCTGGCGCAGGTCTGTTTCAGGTAAATTATGGCGCCTTGGCACACCCCTGACCCCGTCTTCTTTGAAATGTGCGGGAGGGCGCCCGTTGTGGTACGCCTCTATCCGGCAAACGCCTCATCCCCACCACGTCGGGGCGGACCGCCGTTTCTGTCGTGCTGGATTATGTCTGGCACACGGCGTGTTGCACCATCATGCCCGGGTAAATCGGCGATCACCTATGACGTAACAACTAGCCCGGCAGCATGCCGTGCCCTATCTGCTGTACTCGGGCGCCCTGAACGAACTGGCCGTCTGGCTGGAGAAAGATTGAGTCCCGATACGCCGTTCGGAAGCGGAAAACACGCGCTGTTGCATTGCATGAAACTTGAAACAGGTTCAATCTTTTAAACTTCAATCTGAATGATGTATGACCTTACCGGTTAAGGGCGATGAGCAAGCTATTCCAGTCCATTGGTAAGACCGAGTTGCTCAGCCATACGGTAGAGCAGGCCATCGAAGCCGCCATTCGCGAAGGGCATCTCAATGTAGGCGATCGGCTCCCCTCTGAGTTCGAACTGTGCAATCAGTTCGGTGTAAGCCGGACGGTCATCCGCGAGGCGCTGCGTATGCTTTCGGCCCGAGGGCTGGTGCGCATTGAAAAGGGCCGGGGCGTCTTCGTATGTGCGCCTTCTGTCGAGTCCGTCTCCAATCCGATGGCCCTGTACCTGCACATGAATCTCGGGCCCGATCATGCCCTGGAGGTGGTGCGTGCCCGT from Rhodothermus marinus carries:
- a CDS encoding endonuclease/exonuclease/phosphatase family protein, which translates into the protein MPRVRGIADGMLQLVSGSLLGLFGLTYAAYWIPPEAAWWLQLLAVGLPLLVAALGVLALVLLWQRRWLMAGGALLALLLYGLRHGRPGGAEPSGAEADDTLVVMTYNVPESRRPALGDSLQALVLRYRPQLIGFQEVGVWRYEQRGRPSTVRLIGHLRPLVERQGFRFSVPDPTRGPMFAEVVTLTRLPVVRQEIRLLERGPEGLIYQAVRSELCWAGRLFVHYNVRLQSYGPVKPWEVLRDGGWKRPANWRRWLSAYRRAMLQRAAQVRQLRAWIDQEELPVILSGDFNSTPDQWFYGWLSQGLQAAGRLGGIAAPSWPAGRPLVRIDHVLVSREWEVLDGAVPAAGLSDHRPVIARLRWRRTSASPGTCPFDAPTANP